Proteins encoded within one genomic window of Bacteroides sedimenti:
- the rpmI gene encoding 50S ribosomal protein L35 produces the protein MPKMKTNSGSKKRFTLTGTGKIKRKHAFHSHILTKKSKKRKRNLCYSTTVDATNVGQVKALLAMK, from the coding sequence ATGCCAAAGATGAAGACTAACTCCGGTTCTAAAAAAAGGTTTACCCTTACCGGAACAGGTAAAATCAAAAGAAAGCACGCTTTCCACAGTCACATTCTGACTAAAAAGAGCAAAAAGAGAAAAAGAAACTTGTGCTACTCTACAACTGTTGATGCAACAAATGTAGGCCAGGTTAAGGCTCTTTTAGCTATGAAGTAA
- a CDS encoding tetratricopeptide repeat protein: MIKKIIISLLLLPAAVCAQINTDRVMANGRNALYFEEYVLSIQYFNQVASAKPYLYEPYFFRALAKLNLDDYQGAEADCSLSIDRNPFVSDTYQVRGLARIKQGKYEGAIEDYTKMLSYDPENIGALHNLALCKISKGDYDEADKDLSTILNLSPQYTQAYLMKADVALKQKDTVRAMKNYDLALNIDKYDSGIWSSRAAIKLQQGKYKDAEADYDQAIHLKNRNAGDYINRALSRFHQTNLRGAMDDYDAALDIDPNNFIGHYNRGLLRAQLGDDNRAIDDFDFVIKMEPDNMMAIFNRGILRNQTGDYRGAIKDYSTVIKEYPEFLAGYYNRAIAKRKIGDTKGADMDEFKVLKAQLDKKYGSKGKKNVKSDKTRKKSDKDMENYSKIVVADDTESEPKYKNEYRGKVQDRNVEIKLEPMFALTYYEKVSEIKRNLKYHKYIDDLSNSGSMPKRLIITNMEAPLDEMQIKTHFASINERTSEISKHPKDAKKYFARSLDYYMVQDFAGAISDLTQAIQNNESFFPAYFNRSLIQCKQLEFEKSQEQNETKEGLALKKVDVRMADYNLVKSDLDKVIQLAPDFVYAYYNRANVNCILKDYASAIEDYNKAISLDPNFAEAYYNRGLTNIFSGRSKEGILDLSKAGELGIVSAYNVIKRFTEQKH, translated from the coding sequence ATGATAAAGAAAATTATAATAAGCCTTTTGTTATTACCAGCAGCCGTATGTGCGCAAATAAATACTGATCGTGTAATGGCAAATGGTCGTAATGCATTATATTTTGAAGAATACGTTCTTTCAATTCAGTACTTCAATCAGGTAGCAAGCGCTAAACCTTACTTGTATGAGCCCTATTTTTTCAGAGCACTAGCTAAATTGAACCTTGATGATTATCAGGGGGCCGAAGCTGATTGCTCCCTGTCAATTGATCGGAATCCGTTTGTGTCTGATACTTATCAAGTCAGAGGATTAGCACGTATTAAACAAGGAAAATATGAAGGTGCGATCGAAGACTATACCAAGATGCTGAGTTATGACCCCGAAAATATCGGTGCCTTACATAATCTGGCACTCTGTAAAATATCGAAAGGCGATTATGATGAAGCCGATAAAGACCTATCAACAATTTTAAATCTTTCACCTCAATATACTCAGGCTTATTTGATGAAGGCCGATGTTGCATTAAAGCAGAAGGATACAGTCCGGGCTATGAAGAATTATGACCTGGCTCTTAATATTGATAAGTATGATTCCGGTATCTGGTCGTCACGCGCCGCAATAAAGCTTCAACAAGGTAAATATAAAGATGCTGAAGCAGATTATGATCAGGCTATTCATCTAAAGAACAGAAACGCCGGAGATTATATTAACAGGGCTTTGTCTCGTTTTCATCAAACAAACCTACGAGGGGCAATGGATGATTATGATGCCGCACTCGATATAGACCCGAATAATTTTATAGGCCACTATAACCGCGGACTTTTGCGGGCACAGCTGGGAGATGATAACAGGGCTATTGATGACTTTGACTTTGTGATTAAAATGGAGCCTGACAATATGATGGCAATTTTTAACCGTGGAATTCTGCGTAATCAGACGGGAGATTATCGAGGAGCAATTAAAGATTATTCCACCGTGATAAAAGAATATCCTGAATTTCTTGCCGGATATTATAACCGAGCTATTGCCAAACGGAAGATTGGAGATACTAAAGGGGCAGATATGGACGAATTTAAAGTGCTGAAAGCACAGTTGGACAAGAAATATGGTTCGAAAGGTAAAAAGAACGTTAAATCTGACAAAACCCGTAAGAAGTCTGATAAGGATATGGAAAATTACAGCAAAATTGTTGTTGCAGATGATACGGAATCAGAACCAAAATATAAAAATGAATATCGTGGAAAAGTGCAGGATCGAAATGTTGAGATAAAGCTTGAGCCGATGTTTGCCTTAACATATTATGAAAAAGTAAGTGAAATTAAACGTAATCTGAAATATCACAAGTATATTGATGATTTGAGCAATTCGGGGTCAATGCCTAAAAGGTTGATAATTACAAATATGGAAGCCCCGCTTGATGAGATGCAGATTAAGACTCATTTTGCCTCTATTAATGAACGAACGTCAGAAATATCAAAACACCCTAAAGATGCGAAGAAATACTTTGCTCGATCATTGGATTACTATATGGTACAAGATTTTGCGGGCGCAATTTCTGATCTGACACAGGCGATTCAAAACAACGAATCATTTTTTCCTGCATATTTCAACCGCTCGCTAATTCAATGTAAACAGCTTGAATTTGAAAAGTCGCAAGAACAGAATGAAACCAAAGAAGGCTTAGCATTGAAGAAAGTGGACGTAAGAATGGCCGACTATAACCTTGTGAAATCTGATTTGGACAAGGTGATTCAACTTGCTCCTGATTTTGTATATGCTTATTACAACCGCGCTAACGTTAATTGTATTCTTAAAGATTATGCTTCAGCTATAGAAGATTATAACAAAGCAATTTCTCTGGATCCTAATTTTGCAGAGGCATATTATAACAGGGGATTAACTAATATTTTCTCCGGGCGTAGTAAGGAAGGCATTTTAGATTTAAGCAAGGCAGGCGAATTGGGTATTGTGTCTGCTTATAATGTCATAAAGCGCTTTACAGAACAAAAACACTAA
- the infC gene encoding translation initiation factor IF-3, with protein MKNEGLKGQHRINEQIRAKEVRIVGDENVESKVYPIFQALKMAEEKDLDLVEISPNAVPPVCRIIDYSKFLYQLKKRQKEQKAKQVKVNVKEIRFGPQTDDHDYNFKLKHAKGFLEDGDKVKAYVFFKGRSILFKEQGEVLLLRFANDLEDFAKVEQMPVLEGKRMTIFLSPKKKEVLKKPVNNAPKPVKPKAEEDKSSDATENAE; from the coding sequence ATGAAGAACGAAGGTTTAAAAGGGCAACATCGAATCAATGAACAGATTCGCGCCAAGGAAGTACGCATCGTAGGGGATGAAAATGTAGAATCAAAGGTTTATCCAATCTTTCAAGCCTTAAAAATGGCTGAAGAGAAGGACCTGGATCTTGTAGAAATTTCACCTAATGCTGTTCCGCCTGTTTGTAGGATTATCGATTATTCAAAGTTTCTTTATCAGTTAAAAAAACGTCAGAAGGAGCAAAAAGCTAAGCAGGTGAAGGTGAACGTAAAAGAAATACGTTTCGGACCTCAAACCGATGATCATGATTACAACTTTAAGTTGAAACATGCTAAAGGCTTCTTGGAAGATGGGGATAAAGTTAAGGCTTATGTTTTCTTTAAAGGACGTTCAATCCTTTTCAAAGAGCAGGGAGAAGTATTACTGCTGCGCTTTGCCAATGATTTGGAAGACTTTGCAAAAGTAGAGCAGATGCCCGTACTGGAAGGAAAGAGAATGACTATCTTCTTGTCGCCAAAGAAAAAAGAGGTTTTAAAGAAGCCTGTTAACAATGCTCCGAAGCCTGTAAAACCAAAAGCCGAAGAAGATAAATCTTCTGATGCAACGGAAAATGCAGAATAA
- the def gene encoding peptide deformylase — MILPIYVYGQPVLRKVAEDITPDYPNLKELIENMFATMERADGVGLAAPQIGLSIRVVVIDLDILSEEKPEYKDFRKAYINAHIIETEGEVVSMEEGCLSLPGIHEPVNRMSKIHVKYMDENFVEHDEYVEGYLARVMQHEFEHLEGRLFIDNLSPLRKQMIKGKLNAMLKGKARCSYKVKTIK, encoded by the coding sequence ATGATTTTACCTATTTATGTATATGGACAGCCTGTTTTAAGGAAAGTGGCAGAGGATATTACTCCTGATTACCCCAACTTAAAAGAGCTGATTGAAAATATGTTCGCTACAATGGAAAGGGCAGACGGTGTAGGACTTGCAGCTCCGCAAATTGGGCTTTCTATTCGAGTGGTAGTAATTGACCTGGACATTCTTTCAGAAGAGAAACCAGAATACAAAGATTTCCGGAAAGCATATATAAACGCTCACATTATCGAAACAGAAGGTGAAGTGGTTTCAATGGAAGAAGGATGTCTTAGTCTTCCGGGAATACATGAACCTGTAAACAGAATGAGCAAAATTCATGTAAAGTACATGGATGAGAATTTTGTTGAACACGATGAATATGTAGAAGGATACCTTGCTCGCGTAATGCAGCACGAATTTGAACACCTGGAAGGTCGGCTATTTATTGATAACCTCTCTCCATTGCGTAAACAGATGATTAAAGGTAAATTGAATGCAATGTTAAAAGGCAAGGCCAGGTGCTCATACAAAGTGAAAACGATTAAGTAA
- the ruvX gene encoding Holliday junction resolvase RuvX codes for MGRILALDYGRKRTGVAITDVLQIIANGLATVPSHKLPEFLQQYVAKEPVDLILIGLPKQMNNELSESMKYIKPFVQRLKKILPNIPVEYVDERFTSVLAHRTMLEAGLKKKDRQNKELVDEISATIILQSYLESRR; via the coding sequence ATGGGAAGAATTTTAGCACTTGATTATGGAAGAAAGCGGACAGGCGTTGCTATAACGGATGTTTTGCAAATAATAGCGAATGGTTTGGCAACTGTCCCAAGTCATAAGTTACCTGAGTTCTTGCAGCAATATGTTGCAAAAGAACCGGTTGATTTGATTCTGATAGGCCTTCCCAAACAGATGAATAATGAATTATCTGAAAGCATGAAATATATTAAGCCTTTTGTTCAACGCTTGAAGAAGATACTTCCAAATATTCCGGTGGAGTATGTCGATGAACGCTTCACTTCCGTTTTAGCTCATCGCACAATGTTAGAGGCTGGACTGAAGAAAAAGGATAGGCAGAACAAAGAACTGGTTGACGAAATCAGTGCAACAATTATATTGCAATCGTATCTGGAGAGCAGAAGATAA
- a CDS encoding indolepyruvate oxidoreductase subunit beta gives MKKDIILSGVGGQGILSIATVIGEAALKEGLYMKQAEVHGMSQRGGDVQSNLRISDKPIASDLIPAGKCDLIISLEPMESLRYLPYLSEEGWLVTNETPFINIPNYPAEADVMNEINKLPRKIVLNVDKVAKELGSTRVANIVLLGATIPFLGIEYSKIQESIRDIFARKGEAIVELNLKALAAGKEIAEKMM, from the coding sequence ATGAAAAAAGACATTATATTATCAGGTGTAGGCGGTCAGGGGATTCTCTCCATCGCCACCGTTATCGGTGAAGCTGCTCTGAAAGAAGGGCTCTATATGAAACAAGCAGAAGTGCACGGAATGAGCCAGAGAGGCGGAGATGTGCAGTCAAACCTTCGCATCAGCGACAAACCCATTGCTTCCGATCTAATACCAGCAGGAAAATGCGACCTGATCATCTCTCTGGAGCCAATGGAAAGTTTACGTTACCTGCCCTACCTCAGCGAAGAGGGATGGTTGGTAACCAACGAAACTCCGTTTATCAACATCCCGAACTATCCGGCAGAAGCTGACGTTATGAACGAAATCAATAAGCTTCCACGTAAAATCGTTCTCAATGTGGATAAGGTTGCCAAGGAATTGGGTTCAACACGTGTGGCCAACATTGTGCTGCTTGGTGCAACAATCCCGTTCTTGGGCATTGAATACAGCAAGATTCAGGAAAGCATCCGCGATATTTTTGCACGTAAGGGTGAAGCTATCGTCGAACTGAATCTGAAGGCTTTAGCTGCCGGAAAAGAGATTGCCGAAAAAATGATGTAG
- a CDS encoding SPOR domain-containing protein, whose protein sequence is MKKLAVLGMGLCVVLAFTSCKSGESAYKKAYEKAKQQELAEPKVSEPVEVAPVSDVPLVEKKKPAASSTEAVRQERLTVQGNGTLKEYSVVCGSFQTKANAEALQEDMVKAGYNSVIALNPDTNMYRVIISTFDDYSSAVSAKNAFKAKYPSRKDFQGAWILRRVF, encoded by the coding sequence ATGAAAAAATTAGCAGTATTAGGAATGGGTTTATGCGTTGTACTTGCATTTACTTCATGTAAATCTGGTGAAAGTGCCTATAAAAAAGCGTATGAAAAGGCAAAACAACAAGAGCTTGCCGAGCCTAAAGTGTCTGAACCGGTAGAGGTGGCTCCAGTTTCGGATGTTCCATTAGTGGAGAAAAAGAAACCGGCGGCATCTTCAACAGAAGCTGTTCGTCAAGAAAGACTGACTGTTCAAGGAAATGGTACATTAAAAGAATATAGCGTAGTATGCGGAAGCTTTCAGACGAAAGCCAATGCAGAAGCTCTGCAAGAAGATATGGTAAAAGCTGGATATAATTCTGTTATTGCTTTGAACCCTGATACTAACATGTATCGTGTTATTATCAGTACATTCGATGATTATTCTTCTGCTGTATCAGCTAAGAACGCTTTCAAGGCAAAATATCCAAGTCGCAAAGATTTTCAAGGAGCTTGGATTTTACGTAGAGTATTTTGA
- the thrS gene encoding threonine--tRNA ligase: MIKITFPDGSVREYNEGVNGLQIAESISSRLAQDVVACGVNGETYDLTRPINTDASVVLYKWDDAEGKHAFWHTSAHLLAEALQELYPGIQFGIGPAIENGFYYDVDPGEAVIKESDLPAIEAKMAELVAKKEAVVRTEIAKEDALKMFGERGETYKCELISELEDGTITTYTQGAFTDLCRGPHLMNTGGIKAIKLTSVAGAYWRGREDQKMLTRIYGITFPKKKLLDEYMAMLEEAKKRDHRKIGKEMELFMFSEMVGKGLPMWLPKGTALRLRLEDFLKKIQRRFGYQQVMTPHIGNKHLYVTSGHYAKYGKDSFQPINTPEEGEEYLLKPMNCPHHCEIYKWQPRSYKDLPLRFAEFGTVYRYEQSGELHGLTRVRSFTQDDAHIFCRPDQVKDEFLKVMDIIFIIFKALNFENFEAQISLRDPENREKYIGSDDNWERSERAIIEACEEKGLKAKVELGEAAFYGPKLDFMVRDAIGRKWQLGTIQVDYNLPERFNLEYTGADNQKHRPVMIHRAPFGSMERFVAVLIEHTGGKFPLWLTPDQVAILPISEKFNDYAEKVKQYLDMQDIRAIVDDRNEKIGRKIRDNEMKRIPYMLVVGEKEAENGEVAVRKQGEGDKGTMKFEEFANILTEEVQNMINKW, from the coding sequence ATGATAAAGATAACATTTCCAGATGGCTCCGTTCGTGAATATAATGAAGGAGTAAATGGTCTGCAAATTGCAGAAAGTATTAGTAGCCGATTGGCGCAGGATGTTGTTGCCTGCGGTGTAAATGGTGAAACATATGATTTAACTCGCCCAATAAATACAGATGCATCCGTAGTTCTTTATAAGTGGGATGATGCAGAAGGAAAGCATGCATTCTGGCACACAAGTGCCCACTTATTGGCTGAAGCACTTCAGGAACTATATCCAGGTATACAGTTCGGTATTGGTCCTGCAATCGAAAACGGATTCTATTATGATGTTGATCCGGGAGAAGCTGTAATTAAAGAAAGTGATCTTCCTGCCATTGAAGCAAAGATGGCCGAACTTGTAGCTAAAAAAGAAGCTGTTGTAAGAACTGAGATTGCAAAAGAGGATGCCTTGAAGATGTTTGGCGAAAGAGGTGAGACATATAAATGTGAGCTTATCTCGGAGTTGGAAGATGGAACCATCACTACTTATACACAAGGAGCTTTCACCGACCTTTGTCGTGGACCTCACTTGATGAATACCGGAGGTATCAAAGCAATTAAGCTGACATCTGTAGCCGGTGCATACTGGAGAGGACGTGAAGACCAGAAGATGCTGACTCGTATCTACGGTATTACTTTCCCCAAAAAGAAATTGCTGGATGAATATATGGCAATGCTTGAAGAGGCAAAGAAGCGAGATCACCGCAAAATTGGAAAAGAAATGGAACTTTTCATGTTCTCTGAAATGGTAGGGAAGGGGCTTCCGATGTGGTTGCCGAAAGGTACTGCACTACGTCTTCGTCTTGAAGATTTCCTAAAGAAAATTCAACGTCGTTTCGGATACCAACAGGTAATGACTCCGCATATTGGTAACAAACACTTGTATGTTACTTCTGGTCACTACGCTAAGTACGGAAAAGATTCATTCCAACCAATTAATACACCTGAAGAAGGGGAAGAATATCTGTTGAAACCGATGAACTGTCCTCACCACTGTGAAATATACAAATGGCAACCACGTTCTTACAAAGATCTTCCTTTGAGATTTGCAGAGTTTGGTACTGTTTATCGTTACGAACAGAGTGGCGAGCTGCACGGGCTAACACGTGTAAGAAGCTTTACCCAGGATGATGCTCATATTTTCTGCCGTCCGGATCAAGTTAAAGATGAATTCTTAAAGGTGATGGATATTATTTTCATCATATTCAAAGCGCTTAACTTTGAGAACTTTGAAGCTCAAATCTCTCTTCGCGATCCAGAGAACCGTGAAAAATATATCGGAAGCGATGATAACTGGGAACGTTCTGAAAGAGCAATTATTGAAGCTTGTGAAGAAAAAGGCCTGAAAGCAAAAGTGGAATTGGGTGAAGCAGCTTTCTATGGACCAAAACTCGATTTTATGGTTCGTGATGCTATTGGTCGTAAATGGCAGCTTGGAACAATTCAGGTTGACTATAACCTGCCCGAAAGATTCAACCTTGAATATACCGGTGCAGATAACCAGAAACATCGTCCGGTTATGATTCACCGTGCACCTTTCGGTTCAATGGAACGTTTCGTTGCTGTACTAATAGAACATACAGGTGGAAAATTCCCATTGTGGCTTACTCCTGATCAAGTTGCTATTCTTCCGATCAGCGAAAAATTCAATGATTATGCAGAAAAAGTGAAGCAGTATCTCGATATGCAAGATATTCGCGCAATTGTTGACGATAGAAATGAAAAAATAGGTCGTAAGATCCGTGATAATGAGATGAAACGTATCCCGTATATGCTTGTTGTCGGTGAAAAAGAGGCTGAAAATGGTGAGGTTGCAGTTAGAAAACAAGGTGAAGGTGATAAAGGAACCATGAAATTTGAAGAATTTGCGAATATTTTGACTGAAGAAGTTCAAAATATGATAAATAAGTGGTAA
- a CDS encoding OmpA family protein, with protein MNKLLLLFFAALATLTCAAQEKEKAMKQYNFWDNWFIQGQLGTSYSFCENHREASMFKILSPHAALSIGKNFTPFAGIRMQVNGWQSNTERYDNIYHVNYLAGNIDGLFNLTNIFMNYKENRFFNFIGILGLGCVHTYKDLNHNVGRANYFAPRVGFQGDFRLNKAFSLNIEINGNLLDDNFNGWRENSKYDGYINVLAGITYRFNKRGFELVEVIDPSLVKSLNDEINRQREEINRQKVLIAEYKDCCEKNKKAAEPVIKEVPVDKEIPWSAIIYFRLDKSVIDPGQEINLYNVAQYLKNNPEAHVTILSHCDAKTGNPAYNQKLSERRSAAVAKALTTKYGISPERFNIINNGDRVQPYPNKNAWNRIVIFRTK; from the coding sequence ATGAACAAGTTATTATTATTATTTTTCGCAGCATTGGCAACTCTCACCTGCGCTGCCCAGGAAAAGGAAAAAGCCATGAAACAATATAATTTCTGGGACAATTGGTTTATACAAGGACAGCTAGGTACATCTTACTCTTTCTGTGAGAATCATAGAGAAGCTTCTATGTTTAAAATTCTCTCTCCTCATGCTGCATTATCAATTGGAAAAAACTTCACTCCTTTTGCCGGAATAAGAATGCAGGTAAACGGCTGGCAATCGAATACAGAACGCTACGACAATATTTACCACGTTAATTATTTAGCTGGAAACATTGATGGTCTGTTTAATTTGACTAATATATTCATGAATTACAAAGAAAACAGATTTTTCAATTTTATTGGTATTCTTGGACTAGGCTGCGTTCACACCTATAAAGATCTTAACCATAATGTAGGAAGGGCAAATTACTTTGCACCAAGAGTTGGATTCCAAGGAGATTTCAGATTAAATAAGGCATTCAGTCTGAATATTGAAATCAATGGAAATTTGCTTGATGACAACTTTAACGGTTGGAGAGAAAACAGCAAATACGATGGATATATTAACGTTTTGGCCGGAATAACTTACCGATTCAATAAAAGAGGATTTGAGCTCGTTGAGGTGATTGACCCATCTCTGGTAAAATCACTCAATGATGAAATAAACAGGCAGCGGGAAGAGATTAACAGGCAAAAGGTGTTAATTGCAGAATACAAGGATTGTTGCGAAAAGAACAAGAAGGCAGCAGAACCTGTAATCAAAGAGGTACCTGTTGATAAAGAAATTCCGTGGAGTGCTATCATCTACTTCCGGCTTGATAAGTCTGTTATCGACCCCGGACAGGAAATCAATTTGTATAATGTAGCACAATACCTAAAAAACAACCCTGAAGCACATGTTACCATCCTTAGTCACTGCGATGCAAAAACGGGAAATCCGGCATACAACCAGAAACTGTCAGAAAGGCGCTCGGCTGCTGTAGCGAAAGCCTTAACAACAAAATACGGAATATCTCCAGAGCGGTTTAACATTATAAACAATGGAGACAGAGTGCAACCGTATCCTAACAAAAATGCCTGGAACCGAATAGTGATTTTCCGAACCAAATAA
- the rplT gene encoding 50S ribosomal protein L20, which translates to MPRSVNHVASKARRKKILNLTKGYFGARKNVWTVAKNTWEKGLTYAYRDRKNKKRNFRALWIQRINAAARLEGMSYSKLMGALHKAGIEINRKVLADLAMNHPEAFKAVVAKAKAA; encoded by the coding sequence ATGCCAAGATCAGTAAATCATGTTGCTTCAAAAGCAAGAAGAAAGAAAATTTTGAACCTGACCAAAGGTTATTTTGGTGCAAGAAAAAATGTATGGACCGTTGCTAAGAACACCTGGGAAAAAGGGTTAACTTATGCATACCGCGACCGTAAAAACAAGAAAAGAAATTTCCGTGCTCTTTGGATTCAGCGTATCAACGCTGCAGCTCGTCTCGAAGGAATGTCTTATTCTAAGTTGATGGGCGCTTTACACAAAGCTGGTATTGAAATAAACCGTAAAGTCTTAGCTGATTTAGCGATGAACCACCCAGAAGCTTTCAAAGCTGTGGTTGCAAAAGCTAAAGCTGCATAA
- the xpt gene encoding xanthine phosphoribosyltransferase has product MKLLKERILQDGKCYEGGILKVDSFINHQMDPWLMKAIGIEFIRRFATTNVNKIITIEASGIAPAIMTGYLMDLPVVFAKKKPPCTMKNYLSTTVHSFTKDREYEMVISPEFITPDDNVLFIDDFLAYGNTAMGILDLVEQAGANLVGMGFIIEKEFQNGRILLESKGVKVESLAIIESISNRLIKIKE; this is encoded by the coding sequence ATGAAACTATTAAAAGAGCGAATACTTCAAGATGGGAAATGCTACGAAGGGGGGATTTTAAAGGTAGACAGCTTTATAAACCACCAAATGGACCCTTGGCTGATGAAAGCCATTGGAATTGAATTTATACGCAGGTTTGCCACAACCAACGTCAATAAGATCATAACAATCGAGGCAAGCGGAATTGCTCCGGCAATTATGACTGGATATTTAATGGACTTACCGGTAGTCTTTGCCAAGAAAAAGCCTCCTTGCACAATGAAAAATTATCTGTCAACAACCGTTCATTCCTTTACAAAAGACAGGGAGTACGAAATGGTCATTAGTCCTGAATTTATCACTCCAGACGATAACGTCCTTTTTATTGACGATTTCCTGGCTTACGGCAATACAGCAATGGGAATCCTTGATTTAGTGGAACAGGCAGGAGCGAATCTTGTTGGAATGGGATTTATCATTGAGAAAGAGTTTCAGAACGGAAGAATTCTGCTTGAATCTAAAGGAGTCAAAGTTGAGTCGCTTGCTATAATAGAGAGTATATCAAACAGGTTGATTAAGATTAAAGAATAG
- a CDS encoding phenylacetate--CoA ligase, giving the protein MNQYWEEEIETMSREKLNELQLQRLRKTVKIASNAPYYKKVFAEHGINEDTIQSLDDIKKIPFTTKKDMRANYPFGLMAGEMKDAVRVHSSSGTTGNPTVIVHSQHDLDSWANLVARCLYMVGLRNTDVFQNSSGYGMFTGGLGFQYGAERLGALTVPAAAGNSKRQIKFITDFGTTALHAIPSYAIRLAEVFHEEGIDPKSTKLKTLVIGAEPHTDEQRRKIEKLLGVKAYNSFGMTEMNGPGVAFECQEQNGMHFWEDCYLVEIINPETGEHVQEGEIGELVLTTLDREQMPLIRYRTRDLTRILPGKCSCGRTHVRIDRIKGRSDDMFIIKGVNIFPMQIEKILVQFTQLGSNYLITLETKNNQDEMIVEVELSDLSTDNYIELQSLAKEITRQLKDEILVTPKLKLVNKGTLPQSEGKAVRVKDLRDNK; this is encoded by the coding sequence ATGAATCAATATTGGGAAGAAGAAATAGAAACGATGAGCCGGGAGAAGCTGAACGAACTTCAGCTTCAAAGGCTCAGAAAAACAGTTAAAATCGCTTCCAACGCACCTTACTATAAAAAGGTATTCGCTGAACACGGCATTAACGAAGACACAATTCAATCGCTGGACGATATAAAAAAGATTCCTTTCACCACCAAAAAAGATATGCGGGCCAATTACCCTTTCGGACTTATGGCAGGTGAAATGAAAGATGCAGTCCGGGTTCATTCTTCAAGTGGAACTACAGGTAATCCAACCGTCATTGTACACTCCCAGCACGATCTTGATTCATGGGCGAATCTTGTTGCCCGCTGCCTCTATATGGTTGGTCTGAGAAACACAGATGTTTTCCAGAACAGCTCGGGTTATGGAATGTTTACCGGAGGACTCGGGTTTCAGTACGGAGCAGAAAGACTTGGTGCGCTCACTGTTCCTGCAGCAGCAGGAAACAGTAAGCGTCAAATCAAGTTTATCACCGATTTCGGAACAACAGCTCTTCACGCCATCCCCAGTTATGCCATCCGTCTGGCAGAGGTGTTTCACGAAGAGGGCATCGACCCAAAAAGTACAAAGCTGAAAACACTTGTGATTGGTGCGGAACCGCATACTGACGAACAACGTAGGAAGATAGAGAAACTGCTTGGCGTTAAGGCTTACAACAGTTTCGGAATGACAGAGATGAACGGTCCCGGAGTAGCCTTTGAATGCCAGGAACAGAACGGGATGCACTTCTGGGAAGATTGCTACCTGGTTGAAATCATCAACCCAGAAACCGGAGAACATGTTCAGGAAGGAGAAATTGGTGAACTGGTGCTTACTACCCTCGACCGCGAACAGATGCCGCTTATCCGCTACCGGACACGGGACCTGACGCGTATATTGCCCGGTAAATGTTCATGCGGACGCACCCATGTGCGAATTGACCGGATCAAGGGCAGAAGCGATGACATGTTTATCATCAAAGGGGTAAACATTTTCCCCATGCAAATAGAAAAAATACTGGTACAATTTACTCAGCTAGGCAGTAATTACCTGATTACACTCGAAACCAAGAACAATCAGGATGAGATGATTGTTGAAGTAGAATTAAGCGATCTTTCTACCGACAACTATATTGAATTGCAAAGTCTGGCAAAGGAAATCACCCGTCAACTGAAAGATGAGATATTGGTGACTCCAAAATTGAAGTTAGTTAATAAAGGCACATTGCCGCAAAGTGAAGGTAAAGCTGTTCGGGTAAAAGATCTGCGGGATAATAAATAA